The Hymenobacter sp. 5317J-9 genome has a window encoding:
- a CDS encoding cyanophycinase → MGILKRIVLETGKLDPRIEVITTASMIPEEVGPIYTGSFAMLNCLNVGIMDIRTPEDARQPEYLERLLAADVIMFSGGNQSRLREMFGETDFLDRMIQRYYAEPNFVIAGTSAGAMAMSQHMIRGGSVPDALLKGAVKMGSGLGLLPAAIVDSHFVKRGRFGRLIESVALHPKLIGIGLGEDTGVLITQGNWVETIGSNLVIILDGHDIQHNNAAAAKKGTVLSIENVTMHVLAKGNVYDMRERKFYVSKDALPVLATPPVVKEATTSAS, encoded by the coding sequence TTGGGCATCCTCAAGCGCATCGTGCTCGAAACGGGCAAGTTGGACCCGCGCATCGAAGTCATCACCACCGCTTCCATGATTCCGGAGGAAGTGGGTCCGATTTACACGGGGTCCTTTGCCATGCTCAACTGCCTGAACGTGGGCATCATGGACATCCGCACGCCCGAAGATGCCCGCCAACCCGAATACCTCGAGCGGCTGCTAGCCGCCGACGTCATCATGTTTTCGGGCGGCAACCAGTCGCGCCTGCGCGAGATGTTCGGCGAAACGGATTTTCTCGACCGTATGATTCAGCGCTACTACGCCGAGCCCAATTTCGTGATTGCGGGCACCAGCGCCGGGGCCATGGCCATGTCGCAGCACATGATTCGGGGCGGCTCGGTGCCCGACGCGCTGCTGAAAGGCGCCGTGAAAATGGGCAGTGGCCTCGGCCTGCTGCCGGCGGCCATCGTCGACTCGCACTTTGTGAAGCGCGGCCGGTTTGGGCGTTTGATTGAGTCGGTGGCACTGCACCCCAAACTCATCGGCATCGGGCTGGGCGAAGACACCGGCGTGCTCATCACGCAGGGCAACTGGGTTGAAACCATTGGCTCTAACTTGGTTATCATCCTCGATGGCCACGACATTCAGCACAACAATGCCGCCGCGGCCAAGAAAGGCACGGTGCTCTCCATCGAAAACGTGACCATGCACGTGCTGGCCAAAGGCAACGTGTACGACATGCGCGAGCGAAAATTCTACGTGAGCAAAGACGCGCTGCCGGTGCTGGCCACCCCGCCCGTGGTCAAGGAAGCAACGACGTCGGCCAGTTAG
- a CDS encoding aldo/keto reductase, with translation MNYRKLGKTGISVSEISLGTWQVGGKWGEPFRHANADQILNAAVDAGINFIDTADVYGDGESEKAVGRLVRSRSERIFVATKCGRRLQPHVADAYQPAALRRLVEDSLRNMQLETLDLIQLHCPPTEVYYRPEIFELFDRLREEGKIQHLGVSIEKVEEGLKAIEFPNVTTVQLIFNMFRQRPPELLFKEAARRDIGLIVRVPLASGLLTGKFSAQTAFAPDDHRNFNRNGEAFDKGETFSGVDYATGLAAVEDLKQAFPDQPLADIALRWILMFDEVSCVIPGASRPEQILQNLQAAELPALTAEQMQAVRDIYDSRIKPLVHYTW, from the coding sequence ATGAACTACCGCAAGCTGGGCAAAACCGGCATCTCCGTTTCTGAAATCAGCCTCGGTACCTGGCAGGTGGGCGGCAAATGGGGCGAACCCTTCAGGCACGCCAACGCCGACCAGATTCTGAACGCCGCCGTGGACGCGGGCATCAATTTCATCGACACCGCCGACGTGTACGGCGACGGCGAAAGCGAAAAAGCCGTGGGCCGGCTGGTGCGCTCCCGCTCCGAGCGCATTTTCGTGGCCACCAAATGCGGCCGTCGCCTGCAGCCTCACGTGGCCGACGCCTACCAGCCCGCCGCCCTGCGCCGCCTCGTGGAAGACAGCCTGCGCAACATGCAGCTCGAAACCCTCGACCTCATTCAGCTGCACTGCCCGCCCACGGAAGTGTATTACCGCCCCGAAATCTTTGAGCTGTTTGACCGGCTGCGAGAGGAAGGCAAAATCCAGCACCTCGGCGTGAGCATCGAAAAAGTGGAGGAAGGCCTGAAGGCCATTGAATTCCCGAACGTGACCACCGTGCAGCTAATCTTCAACATGTTTCGGCAGCGCCCGCCGGAACTGTTATTCAAAGAAGCGGCCCGGCGCGACATTGGCTTGATTGTGCGCGTGCCCCTGGCCAGCGGCCTGCTTACCGGCAAGTTCTCGGCCCAAACGGCTTTCGCGCCCGACGACCACCGCAATTTTAACCGCAACGGCGAGGCTTTCGACAAAGGCGAAACCTTCTCCGGCGTCGACTACGCCACCGGCTTGGCCGCCGTGGAGGACCTCAAGCAAGCCTTCCCCGACCAGCCCCTGGCCGACATAGCTCTGCGCTGGATTCTGATGTTTGATGAAGTGAGTTGTGTGATTCCCGGCGCCTCGCGCCCCGAACAGATTTTGCAAAACCTGCAGGCCGCCGAACTTCCGGCGCTCACGGCCGAGCAAATGCAAGCGGTGCGCGACATTTATGACAGCCGCATCAAGCCGCTGGTGCACTACACCTGGTAG
- a CDS encoding isoaspartyl peptidase/L-asparaginase, translated as MFALALHGGAGTIARASLSPEAEREYRAALEAALNVGYSLLAQGGAAFDAVEATVRSLEDCPLFNAGRGAVFTHEGHHEMDAAIMQGHTRLAGAVAGVRQVQNPIRAARLVMEQTEHVLLAYPGADELAREHGLPLQPPEYFFTQHRYNQLQEALQEGRMRLDHSQARTAATLNKSDIVGNGADPNWKKGTVGAVARDQHGRLAAATSTGGMTNKRYARIGDTPLIGAGTWADERCAISCTGHGEYFIRAVAAYDIACLMEYKGLSLEEACRVVVHDKLAPAGGEGGLIAVDAAGNVTLPFNSDGMYRASRAEGAAARVAIYKE; from the coding sequence ATGTTTGCACTCGCCCTCCATGGCGGGGCCGGCACCATTGCCCGCGCCTCCCTTTCCCCCGAAGCCGAACGCGAGTACCGCGCAGCCCTCGAAGCAGCCCTGAATGTGGGGTATTCTCTTCTGGCACAAGGCGGCGCCGCCTTCGACGCTGTGGAAGCCACCGTTCGCAGCCTCGAAGACTGTCCTTTGTTTAACGCCGGGCGCGGTGCCGTGTTCACGCACGAAGGCCACCACGAAATGGACGCCGCCATCATGCAGGGCCACACCCGTTTGGCCGGGGCCGTGGCCGGCGTGCGCCAGGTGCAAAACCCCATCCGTGCGGCCCGCCTCGTGATGGAACAGACCGAGCACGTGCTGCTGGCCTACCCCGGCGCCGACGAGCTGGCCCGCGAACACGGCCTGCCGCTGCAGCCGCCCGAATATTTTTTCACCCAGCACCGCTACAACCAATTGCAGGAAGCCCTGCAGGAAGGCCGCATGCGCCTCGACCACAGCCAGGCCCGCACGGCCGCCACATTAAACAAGTCGGATATAGTCGGCAATGGCGCCGACCCCAACTGGAAGAAAGGCACCGTGGGCGCCGTGGCCCGCGACCAGCACGGCCGCCTGGCCGCCGCCACCAGCACCGGCGGCATGACCAACAAGCGTTACGCCCGCATCGGCGACACGCCCCTCATCGGGGCCGGCACCTGGGCCGACGAGCGGTGCGCCATCAGCTGCACGGGGCACGGGGAGTATTTCATCCGGGCCGTGGCGGCCTACGACATTGCCTGCCTGATGGAGTACAAGGGCCTGAGCCTGGAAGAAGCCTGCCGTGTGGTGGTGCACGACAAGCTGGCGCCAGCCGGCGGCGAAGGCGGCCTCATCGCCGTGGACGCGGCCGGCAACGTGACGCTGCCCTTCAACTCCGACGGCATGTACCGCGCCAGCCGCGCGGAGGGCGCCGCCGCGCGGGTAGCTATATATAAGGAGTAG
- a CDS encoding DUF3127 domain-containing protein — translation MAYDVTGRLHEIFDEQQVSEKFRKREFVLEVQDGQYPEHIKFQMVQDKTSLIDPFKMGDEVKVTFNLRGRGFNKNGQMLYFTNLEAWKIEPASGGNAGNSYGGGQQAAPRPAAQNQNPTLRAQPSAAPIASDDDNDLPF, via the coding sequence ATGGCATACGACGTAACCGGCCGGCTGCACGAAATCTTTGACGAACAGCAGGTAAGCGAAAAATTTCGCAAGCGTGAGTTCGTGCTGGAAGTCCAGGACGGCCAGTATCCCGAGCATATTAAGTTCCAGATGGTGCAGGACAAAACCAGCCTCATCGACCCCTTCAAAATGGGCGACGAGGTGAAGGTGACCTTCAACCTGCGGGGCCGTGGCTTCAACAAGAACGGCCAGATGCTGTACTTCACCAACCTCGAAGCCTGGAAGATTGAGCCCGCCTCGGGTGGCAACGCCGGCAACAGCTACGGTGGTGGCCAGCAGGCTGCTCCCCGCCCCGCCGCGCAAAACCAGAACCCCACGCTGCGCGCCCAGCCCTCGGCGGCCCCCATCGCCAGCGACGACGACAACGACCTGCCCTTCTAA
- a CDS encoding ATP-binding protein — translation MDLHELIARGEGEELEFKQKTTHPHRISRTLASLANTRGGLVLVGVDDAGRVLGVRDAEEEVFMLLDAATNYVEPPLTGLKFREIETEGRTVLVVTVPESVNKPHRALVAPDDWRGYVRVRDSSVQTSGLTEKLLNRQQPEARFEHLPLNKQELAVIDYLKTHPRINLAQFMKLVNFGKRRAFQTLIKLVLHGYIRHHDKEKEPYYTL, via the coding sequence ATGGATTTACACGAACTGATAGCGCGCGGCGAGGGCGAAGAACTGGAATTCAAGCAGAAAACTACGCACCCGCACCGCATTTCGCGCACGCTGGCCTCGCTGGCCAACACCCGCGGCGGACTGGTGCTGGTGGGCGTCGACGACGCCGGCCGTGTGCTGGGTGTGCGCGACGCTGAGGAGGAGGTGTTTATGCTCCTTGATGCGGCTACGAACTACGTTGAGCCACCCCTGACGGGGCTTAAATTCCGCGAAATTGAAACCGAAGGCCGCACCGTGCTGGTGGTCACGGTGCCCGAAAGCGTTAACAAGCCCCACCGCGCCCTGGTGGCCCCCGACGACTGGCGCGGCTACGTGCGCGTGCGCGACTCCAGCGTGCAAACCAGCGGCCTCACTGAGAAGCTGCTCAACCGCCAGCAACCCGAAGCGCGCTTCGAGCACCTCCCCCTCAACAAGCAGGAACTGGCCGTCATCGACTATCTCAAAACCCACCCGCGCATTAACCTGGCCCAGTTCATGAAACTGGTCAACTTCGGCAAGCGTCGCGCTTTCCAGACGCTGATAAAGCTGGTGCTGCACGGCTACATCCGCCACCACGATAAGGAGAAAGAGCCGTACTACACACTTTAA